In Sphingomonas sp. SUN019, one genomic interval encodes:
- a CDS encoding response regulator, translating to MTNKALIIEDEIFVALDLERILTDAGYSVTAIAADSEQALAAAPDCAFALVDVNLRDGPTGPAIARRIAAEHGVKVVFVTANPAQIGDGGGALGYVRKPFSESAIRAAAALANGDTRDNDDIVRFAPPLG from the coding sequence ATGACCAACAAAGCGCTCATCATTGAGGACGAAATCTTCGTCGCGCTCGATCTCGAACGCATCCTGACCGATGCGGGCTACAGCGTCACCGCGATCGCGGCGGACAGCGAACAGGCGCTGGCCGCGGCGCCGGACTGCGCCTTCGCGCTGGTCGACGTGAACCTGCGCGACGGCCCCACCGGCCCAGCGATCGCACGGCGGATCGCGGCCGAACATGGTGTGAAGGTCGTGTTCGTGACCGCCAATCCCGCGCAGATCGGCGATGGCGGCGGTGCGCTCGGTTATGTGCGCAAACCGTTCAGCGAGAGCGCGATCCGCGCCGCCGCGGCGCTCGCGAATGGCGATACGCGAGACAACGACGATATCGTCAGGTTCGCACCGCCGCTCGGCTGA
- the ssb gene encoding single-stranded DNA-binding protein, which yields MAGSVNKVILVGNLGRDPESRSFQNGGKVVELRIATSENWKDKNSGERKEKTEWHTVKVFNEGLANVAERYLRKGSKVYIEGALTTRKWQDQSGADRYSTEVVLQGFNSVLTMLDGAPGGGGGNVGSGRDDWGGAPSGGDDFGGGRSGGAGRTGASAQTRGGFADDLDDDVPF from the coding sequence ATGGCGGGTAGCGTCAACAAGGTCATTCTGGTCGGCAATCTGGGCCGAGATCCCGAGAGCCGCAGCTTCCAGAACGGCGGCAAGGTCGTCGAACTGCGTATCGCCACGTCCGAGAACTGGAAGGACAAGAATTCGGGCGAGCGCAAGGAAAAGACCGAATGGCATACCGTGAAGGTCTTCAACGAAGGCCTGGCCAACGTCGCCGAACGCTATCTGCGCAAGGGCAGCAAGGTCTATATCGAGGGTGCGCTGACGACCCGCAAATGGCAGGATCAGTCGGGTGCGGACCGTTATTCGACCGAGGTCGTGCTGCAGGGCTTCAACAGCGTGCTGACGATGCTGGACGGCGCACCGGGCGGTGGTGGCGGGAACGTCGGCAGCGGGCGTGACGATTGGGGCGGCGCGCCGTCCGGCGGGGACGACTTCGGCGGCGGGCGCAGCGGTGGCGCAGGCCGCACCGGCGCATCGGCCCAGACACGCGGCGGGTTCGCCGATGATCTCGACGACGACGTGCCGTTCTGA
- a CDS encoding sensor histidine kinase → MENPPTAPTTARGWKLDERARAAVIASYELETLRHTAALTQITDFAAALCDTPVALVSLVEETRQTFLARSGIDIDETPRETSFCAHAMLDEQVMVVPDATADPRFADNPLVTGEMNVRFYAGAPLISDDGVPLGSLCVIDTEPREGLTPLQMQGLTTLAANVMARLRDSRDGAAWRAAENDARRAVLDSETRFRTLADTMPQMVWSTLPDGYHDYYNARWYEFTGAPAGTTDGEGWNGMFHADDQDRAWERWRQSLTTGDAYEIEYRLRHADGGYRWVLGRALPMRNEAGAITRWFGTCTDIHEQKLAQEEREVISQELSHRIKNIFAVIAGLVQFAARTRPEFAPAATDLRQRITALGRAHDFVRPHSAQSRPSAQQDSLHGLLGELFEPYQQEERDRIIVSGDEVLVDDRAATPIALVFHELATNATKYGALSVEGGQVAVTVADDGQAVSIVWHETGGPPITAPAQTTGFGSQLIEMSAVRQLGGTVTRDWLPEGLTVTLIVPTASLSRAAVRT, encoded by the coding sequence CTGGAAAACCCGCCCACGGCGCCAACCACGGCGCGCGGCTGGAAGCTTGACGAGCGCGCGCGCGCCGCGGTGATCGCGTCCTATGAGCTCGAGACGCTGCGCCATACCGCCGCGCTGACGCAGATCACTGATTTCGCCGCCGCGCTGTGCGATACGCCGGTCGCGCTGGTCAGCCTGGTCGAGGAAACGCGGCAGACCTTCCTGGCGCGCAGCGGGATCGACATCGATGAGACGCCGCGCGAAACGTCGTTCTGCGCGCACGCGATGCTCGACGAGCAAGTGATGGTCGTGCCCGATGCGACGGCCGATCCGCGTTTTGCCGACAATCCGCTGGTGACCGGCGAGATGAACGTGCGCTTCTACGCCGGTGCGCCGCTGATCTCCGACGACGGCGTTCCTCTCGGGTCGCTGTGCGTGATCGACACCGAACCGCGCGAAGGCCTGACGCCGCTGCAGATGCAGGGGCTGACGACGCTGGCCGCCAACGTCATGGCGCGACTGCGCGACAGCCGCGACGGAGCAGCGTGGCGTGCGGCCGAGAACGACGCGCGGCGTGCGGTGCTGGACAGCGAGACGCGGTTCCGCACGCTGGCCGACACCATGCCACAGATGGTGTGGTCGACGCTGCCAGACGGATATCACGATTATTACAATGCGCGTTGGTACGAATTTACCGGTGCGCCCGCGGGCACGACCGACGGCGAGGGCTGGAACGGAATGTTCCATGCCGACGATCAGGATCGTGCATGGGAGCGTTGGCGGCAAAGCCTGACGACCGGCGATGCTTACGAAATCGAATACCGCCTGCGCCATGCAGATGGCGGATACCGCTGGGTGCTGGGTCGCGCGCTACCGATGCGGAACGAAGCTGGCGCGATCACGCGCTGGTTCGGCACCTGCACCGATATCCACGAACAGAAACTGGCGCAGGAAGAGCGCGAGGTCATCAGCCAGGAACTGTCGCACCGGATCAAGAACATCTTCGCGGTGATCGCCGGGCTGGTCCAGTTCGCCGCGCGCACGCGACCCGAATTCGCGCCAGCCGCCACCGATCTGCGCCAGCGCATCACGGCGCTTGGCCGCGCGCACGATTTCGTGCGGCCGCACAGCGCACAGTCGCGACCGAGCGCGCAACAGGACAGCCTCCACGGCCTGCTGGGCGAATTGTTCGAGCCGTATCAGCAGGAAGAGCGGGATCGGATCATCGTCAGCGGGGACGAGGTGCTGGTCGACGATCGCGCCGCCACCCCGATCGCGCTGGTGTTTCACGAACTGGCGACCAACGCGACGAAATACGGCGCGCTGTCGGTAGAGGGCGGCCAGGTTGCGGTGACGGTGGCAGACGACGGCCAGGCGGTATCGATCGTCTGGCATGAAACGGGCGGTCCGCCGATTACGGCTCCTGCGCAGACGACCGGGTTTGGCAGCCAGCTGATCGAAATGAGCGCAGTGCGTCAGCTTGGCGGCACGGTGACGCGCGACTGGTTGCCCGAGGGACTGACCGTGACGCTGATAGTGCCGACCGCCTCGCTCAGCCGAGCGGCGGTGCGAACCTGA
- a CDS encoding homoserine O-acetyltransferase, whose protein sequence is MSNDQRFGLSRHVVLPGPLRLDGGVLLSPVEIAYETYGTLDADAGNAILICHALTMDQFVASTHPRTGKPGWWRQMVGPSKPIDTDRYFVVCANVLGSCLGSSGPATINPASGHEWGMAFPVITIRDMVRAQAMLLDHLGIARLKAVVGGSMGGMQALSWPATFPDRVEAAVVIASTARHTAQNIAFHEVGRQAVMADPNWREGDYYGAEPPAAGLAVARMAAHITYLSEAGLTEKFGRKLQAREAKTFGFDADFQVESYLRHQGIAFVDRFDANSYLYITRAMDYFDLAEEHGGLLANAFRGTNTRFCLVSFDTDWLYPTPESRSIVHALNAAGARVSFVELSSPYGHDAFLLDSPELDRVVAGFVRAGV, encoded by the coding sequence ATGTCCAACGACCAGCGTTTCGGCCTTTCGCGTCATGTCGTGCTGCCGGGACCGCTCAGGCTCGACGGCGGCGTGCTGCTGTCGCCGGTCGAGATCGCGTATGAGACGTACGGCACGCTCGACGCCGACGCGGGCAATGCGATCCTGATCTGCCACGCGCTGACGATGGACCAGTTCGTCGCCTCCACCCATCCGCGCACGGGCAAGCCCGGCTGGTGGCGGCAGATGGTCGGGCCGAGCAAGCCGATCGACACCGATCGTTATTTCGTCGTGTGCGCCAACGTGCTCGGCTCGTGCCTCGGCTCGTCCGGCCCGGCGACGATCAACCCCGCGAGCGGCCACGAATGGGGCATGGCGTTCCCCGTCATCACGATCCGCGACATGGTGCGCGCGCAAGCCATGCTGCTCGATCATCTCGGCATCGCGCGGCTGAAGGCGGTGGTCGGCGGCTCGATGGGCGGGATGCAGGCGCTGTCGTGGCCTGCGACCTTCCCCGACCGGGTCGAGGCCGCGGTCGTCATCGCCTCCACCGCGCGCCACACCGCGCAGAACATCGCCTTCCACGAAGTCGGACGACAGGCGGTGATGGCCGATCCGAACTGGCGCGAGGGCGACTATTACGGCGCGGAACCGCCCGCGGCGGGGCTGGCGGTCGCGCGGATGGCGGCGCACATCACTTACCTGTCCGAAGCAGGACTGACCGAGAAGTTCGGGCGGAAACTGCAGGCGCGGGAGGCGAAGACGTTCGGTTTCGATGCCGATTTCCAGGTCGAAAGCTATCTGCGTCATCAGGGGATCGCCTTCGTCGACCGGTTCGACGCCAACAGCTATCTCTACATCACTCGGGCGATGGATTATTTCGATCTCGCGGAAGAACACGGCGGCCTGCTGGCGAACGCGTTTCGGGGAACGAACACACGCTTCTGCCTCGTCAGCTTCGACACCGACTGGCTGTACCCGACACCCGAATCGCGCAGCATCGTCCACGCGCTGAACGCTGCGGGCGCACGCGTCAGCTTCGTCGAACTGTCGAGTCCGTACGGCCACGACGCGTTCCTGCTCGATTCGCCCGAACTCGACCGCGTCGTCGCTGGTTTCGTGAGGGCGGGGGTATGA
- a CDS encoding ferrous iron transporter B, whose protein sequence is MNAAPLVALVGNPNAGKSALFNALTGARQKVGNYPGVTVERHSGRLSLDDGRPVELVDLPGAYSLEPSSPDEQVTRDVLLGRQEGERLPDALIVVVDAANLDNHLRFTLQLIALGLPIVVALNMIDLAERDGLTLDADILSRELGVPVLPTVAVRKRGLDELRVALTGAVGGGGLRRLRTSDGSIDSDIATLQRRARTIAVASTVSETPVRRWTHALDAVALHPVAGPVLLVALLFVMFQAVFSWSEAPIGWIEGGFAALTTGAETILPDGLFRSLITDGVIAGVGAVVVFLPQILILFVFILVLEATGYMVRAAFLMDRLMASVGLSGRAFIPLLSSFACAVPGIMATRTIDDEKDRLTTILIAPLMTCSARLPVYTIIIGAFIPNTRVLPGVGLQGLVLLALYLIGIAGAFVAALVLRRTVAKGASSGFLMEMPKYQWPQLRDVVLGLWQRAVIFLKRAGTIIAVTTIVLWALLSFPRAPTGTSQVDYSIAGRIADGIEVVVKPIGFNHDIALALIPAMAAREVAVAAIGTVYAVDDVEGDAGKQTMVEKLRSRWSLPTALAFLMWFVFAPQCISTIAVTRRETNGWKWPLFMVGYLFAAAYIMAGLTYWLAVALGL, encoded by the coding sequence ATGAATGCCGCTCCCCTGGTGGCGCTGGTCGGCAATCCCAATGCCGGCAAGAGCGCGCTGTTCAACGCGCTGACCGGCGCGCGGCAGAAGGTGGGCAATTATCCCGGCGTCACGGTGGAGCGGCATTCGGGCCGCCTGTCGCTGGACGACGGCCGCCCGGTCGAGCTGGTCGATTTGCCCGGCGCGTACAGCCTGGAGCCGTCCTCACCCGACGAACAGGTCACGCGCGACGTGCTGCTGGGGCGGCAGGAGGGCGAGCGGCTGCCCGATGCGCTGATCGTGGTCGTCGACGCAGCGAACCTCGACAACCATCTGCGCTTCACGTTGCAGCTGATCGCGCTCGGGCTGCCGATCGTGGTCGCGCTCAACATGATCGATCTGGCCGAGCGTGACGGGCTGACGCTGGATGCGGATATTCTGTCGCGTGAACTGGGCGTGCCGGTGCTGCCGACCGTCGCGGTGCGCAAGCGTGGGCTGGACGAGCTGCGCGTCGCCTTGACCGGGGCAGTTGGCGGCGGCGGGCTGAGGCGGCTGCGGACCTCCGACGGCAGCATCGATTCCGACATCGCCACGCTGCAGCGCCGCGCGCGCACGATCGCGGTGGCGTCGACGGTCAGCGAGACGCCAGTGCGGCGCTGGACCCACGCGCTGGATGCGGTTGCTTTGCACCCGGTGGCGGGGCCGGTGCTGCTGGTCGCGCTGCTCTTCGTCATGTTCCAGGCGGTGTTCAGCTGGTCCGAAGCGCCGATCGGCTGGATCGAGGGCGGGTTCGCCGCGCTGACCACGGGCGCCGAAACCATCCTGCCCGACGGCTTATTCCGCTCGCTCATCACCGATGGCGTGATCGCCGGCGTCGGCGCAGTCGTCGTGTTCCTCCCGCAGATCCTGATCCTGTTCGTGTTCATCCTGGTGCTGGAGGCGACCGGTTACATGGTCCGCGCGGCGTTCTTGATGGACCGGCTGATGGCTAGCGTCGGGTTGTCGGGACGGGCGTTCATTCCTTTGCTCTCCAGCTTCGCCTGCGCGGTGCCGGGGATCATGGCGACGCGCACGATCGACGATGAGAAGGACCGGCTGACCACGATCCTGATCGCGCCGCTGATGACGTGTTCGGCGCGGCTGCCGGTCTATACGATCATCATCGGCGCGTTCATTCCCAATACCCGCGTGTTGCCCGGCGTTGGCCTGCAGGGGCTGGTGCTGCTGGCGCTCTACCTGATCGGAATCGCGGGCGCGTTCGTCGCTGCCTTGGTGCTGCGGCGGACGGTCGCGAAGGGCGCGTCGTCGGGGTTCCTGATGGAAATGCCGAAATACCAATGGCCGCAGTTGCGCGACGTCGTGTTGGGACTGTGGCAGCGGGCGGTCATCTTCCTGAAACGCGCGGGGACGATCATCGCGGTGACGACGATCGTGCTGTGGGCGCTCCTGAGCTTCCCGCGCGCGCCGACGGGCACGAGCCAGGTCGACTATTCGATCGCCGGGCGGATCGCCGACGGTATAGAGGTCGTCGTGAAGCCGATCGGCTTCAACCACGACATTGCGCTGGCGCTGATCCCCGCGATGGCCGCGCGCGAGGTGGCGGTGGCGGCGATCGGCACGGTCTATGCGGTCGATGATGTCGAGGGCGACGCGGGCAAGCAGACGATGGTCGAGAAACTGCGCAGCCGCTGGAGCCTGCCCACCGCGCTCGCCTTCCTGATGTGGTTCGTCTTCGCGCCGCAGTGCATTTCGACGATCGCGGTGACCCGGCGCGAAACGAATGGCTGGAAATGGCCATTGTTCATGGTTGGCTATCTGTTCGCCGCAGCCTACATCATGGCCGGATTAACGTATTGGCTCGCCGTCGCGCTGGGCCTGTAG
- a CDS encoding GNAT family N-acetyltransferase has protein sequence MIELSDDKARLQVDRVHAWLASSYWSPGIARELVERAIAGSHCLGAYQDGVQVGYARAITDHATFAWIADVWVEETARGQGLGRRMVRWFLNHPDFIGMRRVALVTADAHGVYEALGFHALLRPERFMERLAPDAAARLKAAP, from the coding sequence ATGATCGAACTGTCCGACGACAAGGCGCGGCTGCAGGTCGATCGCGTCCACGCGTGGCTGGCGTCGAGCTATTGGTCGCCGGGCATCGCGCGCGAACTGGTCGAACGCGCGATCGCCGGATCGCATTGCCTCGGCGCGTACCAAGACGGCGTTCAGGTCGGTTACGCCCGCGCGATCACCGATCATGCGACGTTCGCGTGGATCGCCGATGTGTGGGTCGAGGAAACCGCGCGCGGACAAGGCTTGGGCCGCCGCATGGTGCGCTGGTTCCTCAATCATCCCGATTTCATCGGGATGCGCCGCGTCGCGCTGGTCACCGCGGATGCGCACGGCGTGTACGAGGCGCTCGGCTTCCATGCGCTGCTGCGGCCGGAGCGCTTCATGGAGCGACTCGCGCCCGATGCCGCGGCACGATTGAAGGCCGCGCCGTGA
- a CDS encoding FeoA family protein — protein sequence MLVPAHSLESLPRRQAAVVAAIDWAKLAVPEARRLRELGFDEGVSVEVLHRSVLGRGPIACRIGRMTVALRRTVAAVISVTPR from the coding sequence GTGCTTGTTCCCGCCCACAGCCTCGAATCGCTTCCGCGCCGTCAGGCGGCGGTGGTAGCTGCTATCGACTGGGCAAAGCTGGCGGTGCCCGAGGCAAGGCGATTGCGCGAATTGGGCTTCGACGAGGGCGTTTCGGTCGAGGTGCTGCACCGCAGCGTGCTGGGCCGCGGGCCGATCGCGTGCAGGATCGGGCGGATGACGGTGGCGCTCAGGCGGACCGTCGCGGCCGTGATCTCCGTCACGCCCCGATAA
- the metW gene encoding methionine biosynthesis protein MetW has product MNLRADLAIIAANVARESRVLDVGCGDGQLMAALRDDRGCDARGLEIDVTNVAAAVARGLSVIQGDADVDLAAYPDRSFDYAILSQTLQTARAPDRVLDELLRIGHRAFVSFPNFAQWRVRLSLLWGGRMPVTRQLPERWYDTPNIHHLTVDDFRAHLKDRGVTVEGAWFLSGDKKTTSAAANVLAEHAVFLLRRNLTG; this is encoded by the coding sequence GTGAACTTGCGCGCCGACCTGGCGATCATCGCCGCCAACGTTGCGCGGGAAAGCCGCGTGCTCGACGTCGGGTGCGGCGACGGGCAGTTGATGGCGGCGTTGCGCGATGATCGCGGATGCGACGCGCGTGGGCTGGAGATTGACGTCACGAACGTCGCCGCCGCCGTCGCGCGCGGGCTGTCGGTGATCCAAGGCGATGCCGATGTCGACCTCGCCGCCTATCCCGACCGCAGTTTCGATTATGCGATCCTCAGCCAGACCTTGCAGACCGCGCGCGCGCCCGATCGCGTACTCGACGAATTGTTGCGGATCGGCCACCGCGCCTTCGTCAGTTTCCCCAATTTCGCGCAGTGGCGCGTGCGGCTGTCGCTATTGTGGGGCGGGCGGATGCCGGTGACGCGGCAATTGCCCGAACGCTGGTATGACACGCCCAACATCCACCATCTGACGGTCGACGATTTCCGCGCGCATCTGAAGGACCGCGGTGTGACCGTCGAGGGCGCGTGGTTCCTGTCGGGTGACAAAAAAACCACATCGGCGGCGGCAAACGTGCTCGCGGAGCACGCCGTGTTCCTGCTGCGGCGGAACCTTACCGGTTGA